One segment of Lutra lutra chromosome 12, mLutLut1.2, whole genome shotgun sequence DNA contains the following:
- the PISD gene encoding phosphatidylserine decarboxylase proenzyme, mitochondrial isoform X2, with product MATSVRSRYLRLLRVVAPWRSSLLHCENTAVSHFLQSLRKLPVRAFYTNARRVHTAPARTLFLLRPLPILLVTGGGYAGYRQYEKYRERELEKLGLEIPPKLAGHWEVALYKSVPTRLLSRAWGRLNQVELPHWLRRPVYSLYIWTFGVNMKEAAVEDLHHYRNLSEFFRRKLKPQARPVCGLHSVISPSDGKILNFGQVKNCEVEQVKGVTYSLESFLGPRTSTDDLSFPPATPCGSFRNQLVTREGNELYHCVIYLAPGDYHCFHSPTDWTVSHRRHFPGSLMSVNPGMARWIKELFCHNERVVLTGDWKHGFFSLTAVGATNVGSIRIYFDRDLHTNSPRYSKGSYNDFSFVTHTNKEGIPMRKGEHLGEFNLGSTIVLIFEAPKDFNFKLKAGQKIRFGEALGSL from the exons ATGGCGACGTCCGTGAGGTCGAGGTACCTGAGGTTGCTACGCGTGGTCGCACCGTGGCGGAGCAG CCTCCTTCACTGTGAGAACACTGCCGTGAGCCACTTCCTGCAGTCCTTAAGGAAGCTGCCTGTCAGAGCCTTCTACACAA aTGCCAGAAGAGTCCACACTGCCCCTGCTCGTACCTTATTTCTGCTGCGTCCCCTGCCCATTCTGTTGGTGACAGGCGGCGGGTATGCAGGTTACCGGCAATATGAGAAATACAGGGAGCGAGAGCTGGAGAAGTTGGGGTTGGAGATTCCACCCAAACTTGCTGGTCACTGGGAG GTGGCCCTGTACAAGTCGGTGCCCACGCGCCTGCTGTCGCGGGCCTGGGGCCGCCTCAACCAGGTGGAGCTGCCGCACTGGCTGCGCCGGCCTGTCTATAGTCTGTACATCTGGACCTTTGGGGTGAACATGAAGGAGGCCGCCGTGGAGGACCTGCACCACTACCGCAACCTTAGCGAGTTCTTCCGGCGCAAGCTGAAGCCGCAGGCCCGGCCTGTCTGTGGCTTGCACAGCGTG ATCAGCCCCTCAGATGGGAAGATCCTGAACTTCGGGCAGGTGAAGAACTGTGAGGTGGAGCAGGTTAAGGGGGTCACCTACTCGCTGGAGTCGTTCCTGGGTCCACGTACTTCCACAGATGATCTGTCCTTTCCACCAG CAACCCCCTGCGGCTCCTTCAGGAACCAGCTGGTCACTAGAGAAGGGAATGAGCTTTACCACTGTGTCATCTACCTGGCCCCCGGGGACTACCACTGCTTCCACTCCCCCACTGACTGGACCGTTTCCCACCGGCGCCATTTCCCAG GCTCCCTGATGTCTGTGAACCCTGGTATGGCACGCTGGATCAAAGAGCTCTTCTGCCACAACGAGCGGGTGGTCCTCACTGGGGACTGGAAACACGGCTTCTTCTCGCTGACAGCTGTGGGGGCTACCAACGTGGGCTCCATACGCATCTACTTTGACAGG GACCTGCACACGAATAGCCCACGCTACAGCAAGGGCTCCTACAATGACTTCAGCTTCGTGACACATACCAACAAGGAGGGCATCCCTATGCGCAAGGGCGAGCACCTGGGCGAGTTCAACCTGGGCTCCACCATCGTGCTCATCTTTGAGGCCCCCAAGGACTTCAACTTTAAGCTGAAAGCGGGACAGAAGATCCGGTTCGGAGAGGCTCTGGGCTCCCTCTAG
- the PISD gene encoding phosphatidylserine decarboxylase proenzyme, mitochondrial isoform X5 produces MCQSEARRGPELRAAAKWLHFPQLALRRRLGQLSCMSRPALKLRSWPLTVLYYLLPFGALRPLSRVGWRPVSRVALYKSVPTRLLSRAWGRLNQVELPHWLRRPVYSLYIWTFGVNMKEAAVEDLHHYRNLSEFFRRKLKPQARPVCGLHSVISPSDGKILNFGQVKNCEVEQVKGVTYSLESFLGPRTSTDDLSFPPATPCGSFRNQLVTREGNELYHCVIYLAPGDYHCFHSPTDWTVSHRRHFPGSLMSVNPGMARWIKELFCHNERVVLTGDWKHGFFSLTAVGATNVGSIRIYFDRDLHTNSPRYSKGSYNDFSFVTHTNKEGIPMRKGEHLGEFNLGSTIVLIFEAPKDFNFKLKAGQKIRFGEALGSL; encoded by the exons ATGTGTCAGTCAGAGGCACGGCGAGGACCTGAGCTCCGAGCAGCGGCGAAATG GTTGCACTTCCCCCAGCTGGCTCTGAGGCGGAGGCTGGGACAGCTGAGCTGTATGTCCAGACCTGCCCTGAAACTGCGCTCCTGGCCCCTGACGGTCCTCTACTACCTCCTGCCCTTCGGTGCCCTCAGACCGCTCAGCCGGGTGGGATGGAGGCCCGTGAGCAGG GTGGCCCTGTACAAGTCGGTGCCCACGCGCCTGCTGTCGCGGGCCTGGGGCCGCCTCAACCAGGTGGAGCTGCCGCACTGGCTGCGCCGGCCTGTCTATAGTCTGTACATCTGGACCTTTGGGGTGAACATGAAGGAGGCCGCCGTGGAGGACCTGCACCACTACCGCAACCTTAGCGAGTTCTTCCGGCGCAAGCTGAAGCCGCAGGCCCGGCCTGTCTGTGGCTTGCACAGCGTG ATCAGCCCCTCAGATGGGAAGATCCTGAACTTCGGGCAGGTGAAGAACTGTGAGGTGGAGCAGGTTAAGGGGGTCACCTACTCGCTGGAGTCGTTCCTGGGTCCACGTACTTCCACAGATGATCTGTCCTTTCCACCAG CAACCCCCTGCGGCTCCTTCAGGAACCAGCTGGTCACTAGAGAAGGGAATGAGCTTTACCACTGTGTCATCTACCTGGCCCCCGGGGACTACCACTGCTTCCACTCCCCCACTGACTGGACCGTTTCCCACCGGCGCCATTTCCCAG GCTCCCTGATGTCTGTGAACCCTGGTATGGCACGCTGGATCAAAGAGCTCTTCTGCCACAACGAGCGGGTGGTCCTCACTGGGGACTGGAAACACGGCTTCTTCTCGCTGACAGCTGTGGGGGCTACCAACGTGGGCTCCATACGCATCTACTTTGACAGG GACCTGCACACGAATAGCCCACGCTACAGCAAGGGCTCCTACAATGACTTCAGCTTCGTGACACATACCAACAAGGAGGGCATCCCTATGCGCAAGGGCGAGCACCTGGGCGAGTTCAACCTGGGCTCCACCATCGTGCTCATCTTTGAGGCCCCCAAGGACTTCAACTTTAAGCTGAAAGCGGGACAGAAGATCCGGTTCGGAGAGGCTCTGGGCTCCCTCTAG
- the PISD gene encoding phosphatidylserine decarboxylase proenzyme, mitochondrial isoform X3, whose amino-acid sequence MQVTGNMRNTGSESWRSWGWRFHPNLLVTGRLHFPQLALRRRLGQLSCMSRPALKLRSWPLTVLYYLLPFGALRPLSRVGWRPVSRVALYKSVPTRLLSRAWGRLNQVELPHWLRRPVYSLYIWTFGVNMKEAAVEDLHHYRNLSEFFRRKLKPQARPVCGLHSVISPSDGKILNFGQVKNCEVEQVKGVTYSLESFLGPRTSTDDLSFPPATPCGSFRNQLVTREGNELYHCVIYLAPGDYHCFHSPTDWTVSHRRHFPGSLMSVNPGMARWIKELFCHNERVVLTGDWKHGFFSLTAVGATNVGSIRIYFDRDLHTNSPRYSKGSYNDFSFVTHTNKEGIPMRKGEHLGEFNLGSTIVLIFEAPKDFNFKLKAGQKIRFGEALGSL is encoded by the exons ATGCAGGTTACCGGCAATATGAGAAATACAGGGAGCGAGAGCTGGAGAAGTTGGGGTTGGAGATTCCACCCAAACTTGCTGGTCACTGGGAG GTTGCACTTCCCCCAGCTGGCTCTGAGGCGGAGGCTGGGACAGCTGAGCTGTATGTCCAGACCTGCCCTGAAACTGCGCTCCTGGCCCCTGACGGTCCTCTACTACCTCCTGCCCTTCGGTGCCCTCAGACCGCTCAGCCGGGTGGGATGGAGGCCCGTGAGCAGG GTGGCCCTGTACAAGTCGGTGCCCACGCGCCTGCTGTCGCGGGCCTGGGGCCGCCTCAACCAGGTGGAGCTGCCGCACTGGCTGCGCCGGCCTGTCTATAGTCTGTACATCTGGACCTTTGGGGTGAACATGAAGGAGGCCGCCGTGGAGGACCTGCACCACTACCGCAACCTTAGCGAGTTCTTCCGGCGCAAGCTGAAGCCGCAGGCCCGGCCTGTCTGTGGCTTGCACAGCGTG ATCAGCCCCTCAGATGGGAAGATCCTGAACTTCGGGCAGGTGAAGAACTGTGAGGTGGAGCAGGTTAAGGGGGTCACCTACTCGCTGGAGTCGTTCCTGGGTCCACGTACTTCCACAGATGATCTGTCCTTTCCACCAG CAACCCCCTGCGGCTCCTTCAGGAACCAGCTGGTCACTAGAGAAGGGAATGAGCTTTACCACTGTGTCATCTACCTGGCCCCCGGGGACTACCACTGCTTCCACTCCCCCACTGACTGGACCGTTTCCCACCGGCGCCATTTCCCAG GCTCCCTGATGTCTGTGAACCCTGGTATGGCACGCTGGATCAAAGAGCTCTTCTGCCACAACGAGCGGGTGGTCCTCACTGGGGACTGGAAACACGGCTTCTTCTCGCTGACAGCTGTGGGGGCTACCAACGTGGGCTCCATACGCATCTACTTTGACAGG GACCTGCACACGAATAGCCCACGCTACAGCAAGGGCTCCTACAATGACTTCAGCTTCGTGACACATACCAACAAGGAGGGCATCCCTATGCGCAAGGGCGAGCACCTGGGCGAGTTCAACCTGGGCTCCACCATCGTGCTCATCTTTGAGGCCCCCAAGGACTTCAACTTTAAGCTGAAAGCGGGACAGAAGATCCGGTTCGGAGAGGCTCTGGGCTCCCTCTAG
- the PISD gene encoding phosphatidylserine decarboxylase proenzyme, mitochondrial isoform X7 produces the protein MSRPALKLRSWPLTVLYYLLPFGALRPLSRVGWRPVSRVALYKSVPTRLLSRAWGRLNQVELPHWLRRPVYSLYIWTFGVNMKEAAVEDLHHYRNLSEFFRRKLKPQARPVCGLHSVISPSDGKILNFGQVKNCEVEQVKGVTYSLESFLGPRTSTDDLSFPPATPCGSFRNQLVTREGNELYHCVIYLAPGDYHCFHSPTDWTVSHRRHFPGSLMSVNPGMARWIKELFCHNERVVLTGDWKHGFFSLTAVGATNVGSIRIYFDRDLHTNSPRYSKGSYNDFSFVTHTNKEGIPMRKGEHLGEFNLGSTIVLIFEAPKDFNFKLKAGQKIRFGEALGSL, from the exons ATGTCCAGACCTGCCCTGAAACTGCGCTCCTGGCCCCTGACGGTCCTCTACTACCTCCTGCCCTTCGGTGCCCTCAGACCGCTCAGCCGGGTGGGATGGAGGCCCGTGAGCAGG GTGGCCCTGTACAAGTCGGTGCCCACGCGCCTGCTGTCGCGGGCCTGGGGCCGCCTCAACCAGGTGGAGCTGCCGCACTGGCTGCGCCGGCCTGTCTATAGTCTGTACATCTGGACCTTTGGGGTGAACATGAAGGAGGCCGCCGTGGAGGACCTGCACCACTACCGCAACCTTAGCGAGTTCTTCCGGCGCAAGCTGAAGCCGCAGGCCCGGCCTGTCTGTGGCTTGCACAGCGTG ATCAGCCCCTCAGATGGGAAGATCCTGAACTTCGGGCAGGTGAAGAACTGTGAGGTGGAGCAGGTTAAGGGGGTCACCTACTCGCTGGAGTCGTTCCTGGGTCCACGTACTTCCACAGATGATCTGTCCTTTCCACCAG CAACCCCCTGCGGCTCCTTCAGGAACCAGCTGGTCACTAGAGAAGGGAATGAGCTTTACCACTGTGTCATCTACCTGGCCCCCGGGGACTACCACTGCTTCCACTCCCCCACTGACTGGACCGTTTCCCACCGGCGCCATTTCCCAG GCTCCCTGATGTCTGTGAACCCTGGTATGGCACGCTGGATCAAAGAGCTCTTCTGCCACAACGAGCGGGTGGTCCTCACTGGGGACTGGAAACACGGCTTCTTCTCGCTGACAGCTGTGGGGGCTACCAACGTGGGCTCCATACGCATCTACTTTGACAGG GACCTGCACACGAATAGCCCACGCTACAGCAAGGGCTCCTACAATGACTTCAGCTTCGTGACACATACCAACAAGGAGGGCATCCCTATGCGCAAGGGCGAGCACCTGGGCGAGTTCAACCTGGGCTCCACCATCGTGCTCATCTTTGAGGCCCCCAAGGACTTCAACTTTAAGCTGAAAGCGGGACAGAAGATCCGGTTCGGAGAGGCTCTGGGCTCCCTCTAG
- the PISD gene encoding phosphatidylserine decarboxylase proenzyme, mitochondrial isoform X6, producing the protein MARPFHLARIHFPCSQFLKFCLLLALEHREEGLVAPLNTAACMCFRTATSTLCLHLASGSEPPSSRVLHFPQLALRRRLGQLSCMSRPALKLRSWPLTVLYYLLPFGALRPLSRVGWRPVSRVALYKSVPTRLLSRAWGRLNQVELPHWLRRPVYSLYIWTFGVNMKEAAVEDLHHYRNLSEFFRRKLKPQARPVCGLHSVISPSDGKILNFGQVKNCEVEQVKGVTYSLESFLGPRTSTDDLSFPPGSLMSVNPGMARWIKELFCHNERVVLTGDWKHGFFSLTAVGATNVGSIRIYFDRDLHTNSPRYSKGSYNDFSFVTHTNKEGIPMRKGEHLGEFNLGSTIVLIFEAPKDFNFKLKAGQKIRFGEALGSL; encoded by the exons ATGGCTCGCCCGTTTCACCTGGCAAGAATCCATTTTCCCTGTTCCCAGTTCTTGAAGTTTTGTCTGCTTCTAGCCTTGGAACACAGGGAGGAAGGGTTGGTGGCCCCCCTGAACACAGCTGCCTGTATGTGCTTCAG AACTGCTACCTCTACCCTGTGCCTTCATCTCGCCAGTGGGAGTGAACCTCCTTCCTCCAGAGT GTTGCACTTCCCCCAGCTGGCTCTGAGGCGGAGGCTGGGACAGCTGAGCTGTATGTCCAGACCTGCCCTGAAACTGCGCTCCTGGCCCCTGACGGTCCTCTACTACCTCCTGCCCTTCGGTGCCCTCAGACCGCTCAGCCGGGTGGGATGGAGGCCCGTGAGCAGG GTGGCCCTGTACAAGTCGGTGCCCACGCGCCTGCTGTCGCGGGCCTGGGGCCGCCTCAACCAGGTGGAGCTGCCGCACTGGCTGCGCCGGCCTGTCTATAGTCTGTACATCTGGACCTTTGGGGTGAACATGAAGGAGGCCGCCGTGGAGGACCTGCACCACTACCGCAACCTTAGCGAGTTCTTCCGGCGCAAGCTGAAGCCGCAGGCCCGGCCTGTCTGTGGCTTGCACAGCGTG ATCAGCCCCTCAGATGGGAAGATCCTGAACTTCGGGCAGGTGAAGAACTGTGAGGTGGAGCAGGTTAAGGGGGTCACCTACTCGCTGGAGTCGTTCCTGGGTCCACGTACTTCCACAGATGATCTGTCCTTTCCACCAG GCTCCCTGATGTCTGTGAACCCTGGTATGGCACGCTGGATCAAAGAGCTCTTCTGCCACAACGAGCGGGTGGTCCTCACTGGGGACTGGAAACACGGCTTCTTCTCGCTGACAGCTGTGGGGGCTACCAACGTGGGCTCCATACGCATCTACTTTGACAGG GACCTGCACACGAATAGCCCACGCTACAGCAAGGGCTCCTACAATGACTTCAGCTTCGTGACACATACCAACAAGGAGGGCATCCCTATGCGCAAGGGCGAGCACCTGGGCGAGTTCAACCTGGGCTCCACCATCGTGCTCATCTTTGAGGCCCCCAAGGACTTCAACTTTAAGCTGAAAGCGGGACAGAAGATCCGGTTCGGAGAGGCTCTGGGCTCCCTCTAG
- the PISD gene encoding phosphatidylserine decarboxylase proenzyme, mitochondrial isoform X1 gives MARPFHLARIHFPCSQFLKFCLLLALEHREEGLVAPLNTAACMCFRTATSTLCLHLASGSEPPSSRVLHFPQLALRRRLGQLSCMSRPALKLRSWPLTVLYYLLPFGALRPLSRVGWRPVSRVALYKSVPTRLLSRAWGRLNQVELPHWLRRPVYSLYIWTFGVNMKEAAVEDLHHYRNLSEFFRRKLKPQARPVCGLHSVISPSDGKILNFGQVKNCEVEQVKGVTYSLESFLGPRTSTDDLSFPPATPCGSFRNQLVTREGNELYHCVIYLAPGDYHCFHSPTDWTVSHRRHFPGSLMSVNPGMARWIKELFCHNERVVLTGDWKHGFFSLTAVGATNVGSIRIYFDRDLHTNSPRYSKGSYNDFSFVTHTNKEGIPMRKGEHLGEFNLGSTIVLIFEAPKDFNFKLKAGQKIRFGEALGSL, from the exons ATGGCTCGCCCGTTTCACCTGGCAAGAATCCATTTTCCCTGTTCCCAGTTCTTGAAGTTTTGTCTGCTTCTAGCCTTGGAACACAGGGAGGAAGGGTTGGTGGCCCCCCTGAACACAGCTGCCTGTATGTGCTTCAG AACTGCTACCTCTACCCTGTGCCTTCATCTCGCCAGTGGGAGTGAACCTCCTTCCTCCAGAGT GTTGCACTTCCCCCAGCTGGCTCTGAGGCGGAGGCTGGGACAGCTGAGCTGTATGTCCAGACCTGCCCTGAAACTGCGCTCCTGGCCCCTGACGGTCCTCTACTACCTCCTGCCCTTCGGTGCCCTCAGACCGCTCAGCCGGGTGGGATGGAGGCCCGTGAGCAGG GTGGCCCTGTACAAGTCGGTGCCCACGCGCCTGCTGTCGCGGGCCTGGGGCCGCCTCAACCAGGTGGAGCTGCCGCACTGGCTGCGCCGGCCTGTCTATAGTCTGTACATCTGGACCTTTGGGGTGAACATGAAGGAGGCCGCCGTGGAGGACCTGCACCACTACCGCAACCTTAGCGAGTTCTTCCGGCGCAAGCTGAAGCCGCAGGCCCGGCCTGTCTGTGGCTTGCACAGCGTG ATCAGCCCCTCAGATGGGAAGATCCTGAACTTCGGGCAGGTGAAGAACTGTGAGGTGGAGCAGGTTAAGGGGGTCACCTACTCGCTGGAGTCGTTCCTGGGTCCACGTACTTCCACAGATGATCTGTCCTTTCCACCAG CAACCCCCTGCGGCTCCTTCAGGAACCAGCTGGTCACTAGAGAAGGGAATGAGCTTTACCACTGTGTCATCTACCTGGCCCCCGGGGACTACCACTGCTTCCACTCCCCCACTGACTGGACCGTTTCCCACCGGCGCCATTTCCCAG GCTCCCTGATGTCTGTGAACCCTGGTATGGCACGCTGGATCAAAGAGCTCTTCTGCCACAACGAGCGGGTGGTCCTCACTGGGGACTGGAAACACGGCTTCTTCTCGCTGACAGCTGTGGGGGCTACCAACGTGGGCTCCATACGCATCTACTTTGACAGG GACCTGCACACGAATAGCCCACGCTACAGCAAGGGCTCCTACAATGACTTCAGCTTCGTGACACATACCAACAAGGAGGGCATCCCTATGCGCAAGGGCGAGCACCTGGGCGAGTTCAACCTGGGCTCCACCATCGTGCTCATCTTTGAGGCCCCCAAGGACTTCAACTTTAAGCTGAAAGCGGGACAGAAGATCCGGTTCGGAGAGGCTCTGGGCTCCCTCTAG
- the PISD gene encoding phosphatidylserine decarboxylase proenzyme, mitochondrial isoform X4, producing the protein MPLCSLLCSATGGTGHASLRAQRLHFPQLALRRRLGQLSCMSRPALKLRSWPLTVLYYLLPFGALRPLSRVGWRPVSRVALYKSVPTRLLSRAWGRLNQVELPHWLRRPVYSLYIWTFGVNMKEAAVEDLHHYRNLSEFFRRKLKPQARPVCGLHSVISPSDGKILNFGQVKNCEVEQVKGVTYSLESFLGPRTSTDDLSFPPATPCGSFRNQLVTREGNELYHCVIYLAPGDYHCFHSPTDWTVSHRRHFPGSLMSVNPGMARWIKELFCHNERVVLTGDWKHGFFSLTAVGATNVGSIRIYFDRDLHTNSPRYSKGSYNDFSFVTHTNKEGIPMRKGEHLGEFNLGSTIVLIFEAPKDFNFKLKAGQKIRFGEALGSL; encoded by the exons ATGCCTCTTTGTTCCTTGCTTTGTTCAGCAACTGGAGGCACAGGACACGCTTCTCTGAGAGCACAAAG GTTGCACTTCCCCCAGCTGGCTCTGAGGCGGAGGCTGGGACAGCTGAGCTGTATGTCCAGACCTGCCCTGAAACTGCGCTCCTGGCCCCTGACGGTCCTCTACTACCTCCTGCCCTTCGGTGCCCTCAGACCGCTCAGCCGGGTGGGATGGAGGCCCGTGAGCAGG GTGGCCCTGTACAAGTCGGTGCCCACGCGCCTGCTGTCGCGGGCCTGGGGCCGCCTCAACCAGGTGGAGCTGCCGCACTGGCTGCGCCGGCCTGTCTATAGTCTGTACATCTGGACCTTTGGGGTGAACATGAAGGAGGCCGCCGTGGAGGACCTGCACCACTACCGCAACCTTAGCGAGTTCTTCCGGCGCAAGCTGAAGCCGCAGGCCCGGCCTGTCTGTGGCTTGCACAGCGTG ATCAGCCCCTCAGATGGGAAGATCCTGAACTTCGGGCAGGTGAAGAACTGTGAGGTGGAGCAGGTTAAGGGGGTCACCTACTCGCTGGAGTCGTTCCTGGGTCCACGTACTTCCACAGATGATCTGTCCTTTCCACCAG CAACCCCCTGCGGCTCCTTCAGGAACCAGCTGGTCACTAGAGAAGGGAATGAGCTTTACCACTGTGTCATCTACCTGGCCCCCGGGGACTACCACTGCTTCCACTCCCCCACTGACTGGACCGTTTCCCACCGGCGCCATTTCCCAG GCTCCCTGATGTCTGTGAACCCTGGTATGGCACGCTGGATCAAAGAGCTCTTCTGCCACAACGAGCGGGTGGTCCTCACTGGGGACTGGAAACACGGCTTCTTCTCGCTGACAGCTGTGGGGGCTACCAACGTGGGCTCCATACGCATCTACTTTGACAGG GACCTGCACACGAATAGCCCACGCTACAGCAAGGGCTCCTACAATGACTTCAGCTTCGTGACACATACCAACAAGGAGGGCATCCCTATGCGCAAGGGCGAGCACCTGGGCGAGTTCAACCTGGGCTCCACCATCGTGCTCATCTTTGAGGCCCCCAAGGACTTCAACTTTAAGCTGAAAGCGGGACAGAAGATCCGGTTCGGAGAGGCTCTGGGCTCCCTCTAG